From Synergistaceae bacterium, a single genomic window includes:
- the secF gene encoding protein translocase subunit SecF, with amino-acid sequence MAAFNVSELRLPFMKYRTIWLTVSIVCIVISAGLLMTKGLNLSVDFTGGLVLQVKFDSRVDVADIRKSLSSIGQGQAVIQAYDNNDVLIRFQAQDEEVRRNVLSALKKDFGGLTVLKIDKVGPVVGKELRNQAVISLVLALLGILLYMAFRFKFRFGVAAVLSLLHDSIIMLGVYSLTGKEVSVSFIAAILTVIGYSLNDSIVVLDRVRENWSSVGKTGIVELVDNSVNQTLARTVNTSLTTLLPVIAMYIFGGEVISNFAFAFLIGIVVGTYSSIYIASSIVAEWYLRSPKF; translated from the coding sequence ATGGCTGCTTTTAATGTGTCCGAGCTTCGCTTGCCGTTTATGAAATACAGAACGATCTGGCTGACGGTCAGCATCGTCTGTATCGTGATTTCGGCAGGCCTCCTTATGACGAAGGGCCTTAATCTAAGCGTAGACTTCACCGGAGGGCTTGTTCTTCAGGTTAAATTTGACTCTCGTGTCGACGTGGCAGATATACGCAAGAGCCTCAGCAGCATAGGCCAGGGACAGGCTGTTATCCAGGCTTATGACAACAATGATGTCCTTATCCGATTCCAGGCACAGGACGAAGAGGTACGCAGAAATGTGCTTAGTGCGCTGAAGAAGGATTTTGGTGGACTGACAGTGCTGAAAATAGACAAGGTCGGTCCTGTTGTGGGCAAGGAACTGCGGAATCAGGCTGTGATTTCTCTTGTGCTTGCACTTCTTGGGATTCTGCTTTACATGGCGTTTCGCTTCAAATTTCGCTTTGGTGTTGCAGCCGTTCTTTCACTGCTCCACGATTCGATAATCATGCTTGGCGTTTATAGCCTGACCGGCAAAGAGGTTTCCGTTTCGTTTATTGCGGCGATACTTACTGTAATAGGCTACTCACTGAACGACTCTATAGTGGTTCTGGATCGTGTACGGGAAAACTGGTCCTCTGTCGGCAAGACTGGCATCGTAGAGCTTGTGGACAATTCAGTAAATCAGACACTTGCAAGAACTGTCAATACGTCTCTTACGACGCTTCTCCCCGTTATAGCAATGTACATTTTTGGAGGAGAGGTAATAAGCAACTTTGCCTTTGCGTTTCTTATCGGAATCGTAGTCGGCACGTACAGTTCCATTTATATAGCGAGCTCTATAGTTGCAGAATGGTATCTGCGCTCTCCAAAATTCTAA
- a CDS encoding LapA family protein, whose translation MKSYILAITITMFLSALFAFQNIGDVTVRFLMFEWVFPQGVWEVLVFCTGAAIMWIFSIFSMFEMRGKYKKELKAKDERIAAVENEKKMILESMAVTKNSGFSPDTLHAPYTDGESQITGLAD comes from the coding sequence ATGAAGAGCTATATTCTGGCAATAACTATTACTATGTTTCTCTCCGCCCTTTTTGCATTCCAGAACATCGGCGATGTGACTGTACGTTTTCTCATGTTCGAGTGGGTGTTTCCTCAGGGTGTCTGGGAGGTGCTGGTTTTCTGTACCGGTGCTGCAATTATGTGGATATTCTCTATTTTTTCAATGTTCGAAATGAGGGGTAAATACAAGAAGGAACTCAAGGCAAAGGACGAGAGGATCGCGGCTGTTGAGAATGAAAAGAAGATGATCCTTGAGTCTATGGCGGTAACCAAAAACAGCGGGTTTTCACCCGATACACTTCATGCACCATACACAGACGGAGAATCCCAAATAACCGGATTGGCTGATTAG
- a CDS encoding DHH family phosphoesterase has product MNIYRPGQDAAALSLRLGCNFLQAALLEMRGVTAEAADADIDSWLAPDMDKMLDSLDLGATSSEAAKIIRGLSESSDVVVYGDYDVDGISSTTIAIEMVLSKHAHVRYFIPHRFNHGYGFHSDVAQNIAKRKCDLLIVVDCGTQDVDAVRIVKDRGIPVVIFDHHLVEGASASCDTMVNPQMGGDHLAKRLCAAGVIWCWAWQNSILPREKLLKLLDLVALATVADCVSLLSPLNRVLVHGGLSVLRSNPRQGLEILMRKLGIDPLMAGTEDLAMKVIPCLNAAGRLYLADLAVKLLFPGNDLSVCADKIIGLNNKRRELSTKILSQVKTSDADGYQYVLSDKDWSVGVLSSVASRICNERSAPVALVAAVGDTMRGTLRMPAGGDAVGVLKVLSPMLNTWGGHRLAAGFSVKADKWLQLRGEMEKVLSSVQVCGEKEDMLYWKPSDLDLEMWRTCEQLGPFGMENPYPKLYSPYDGNLKVSPMGKTGKHIRIDLGTSTLLGFGAAEMINDRESLTGWVYKPRVDTWRNITSLQLVLEKMVIR; this is encoded by the coding sequence TTGAATATTTATAGGCCGGGGCAGGACGCGGCAGCTCTGTCTCTGAGGCTTGGCTGTAATTTTCTGCAGGCAGCCCTGCTTGAGATGAGAGGAGTTACAGCGGAAGCCGCAGATGCCGATATTGATAGCTGGCTTGCTCCAGATATGGATAAGATGCTGGACTCTCTTGACTTGGGGGCTACCAGTTCAGAGGCGGCAAAAATAATCAGAGGTCTCTCTGAAAGCTCTGATGTTGTTGTTTACGGCGATTACGACGTGGATGGCATTTCATCCACAACGATCGCCATAGAGATGGTTCTTTCGAAACATGCCCATGTGAGGTACTTCATTCCACACCGCTTTAACCATGGATACGGATTCCACTCCGATGTAGCGCAGAATATCGCAAAAAGGAAATGCGATCTTCTTATAGTTGTTGACTGCGGGACACAGGATGTTGATGCGGTCAGGATTGTTAAAGATCGCGGCATACCTGTGGTTATATTTGACCACCATCTTGTCGAGGGAGCATCTGCGTCCTGCGACACGATGGTTAATCCTCAGATGGGCGGCGACCACCTTGCAAAACGTCTCTGCGCAGCTGGCGTTATATGGTGCTGGGCATGGCAGAACAGCATTCTTCCCAGAGAAAAACTACTGAAACTTCTGGATCTGGTTGCTTTGGCAACTGTGGCTGATTGTGTATCTCTTTTATCCCCGCTGAACAGGGTACTGGTGCATGGAGGTCTCAGTGTGCTTCGCTCTAACCCGAGGCAGGGCCTTGAAATACTGATGAGGAAGCTTGGTATTGATCCATTAATGGCTGGTACCGAGGATCTTGCCATGAAAGTTATTCCATGTCTCAATGCCGCAGGCAGACTTTATCTGGCGGATCTTGCGGTAAAGTTGCTCTTTCCCGGCAATGATCTTTCTGTCTGTGCGGATAAGATAATAGGTCTTAACAATAAAAGACGGGAACTCTCAACAAAAATACTCTCTCAGGTCAAAACCTCAGACGCAGACGGCTACCAGTACGTCCTTTCCGACAAAGACTGGTCAGTAGGTGTTCTAAGCAGTGTGGCGAGCCGGATATGCAACGAACGGAGCGCACCCGTTGCATTGGTTGCAGCGGTAGGCGACACAATGCGCGGCACGCTTCGGATGCCGGCCGGCGGAGATGCGGTCGGAGTACTTAAGGTTCTGTCGCCCATGCTTAATACATGGGGCGGTCATCGTCTTGCTGCCGGTTTCAGTGTAAAGGCAGACAAATGGCTGCAGTTGCGCGGTGAAATGGAGAAAGTTCTCTCTTCTGTACAGGTTTGCGGTGAGAAAGAGGATATGCTTTACTGGAAGCCGTCAGATTTGGACCTTGAAATGTGGCGGACTTGTGAGCAGCTTGGCCCTTTCGGCATGGAGAATCCTTATCCAAAACTTTATTCACCTTATGATGGGAATCTCAAAGTTTCTCCGATGGGCAAAACTGGCAAGCATATCAGGATAGATTTGGGCACATCAACGTTGCTCGGATTCGGCGCAGCCGAAATGATCAATGACAGAGAAAGCCTGACAGGCTGGGTCTACAAACCGAGGGTCGATACATGGCGCAATATCACATCCCTGCAGCTTGTGCTTGAAAAAATGGTTATAAGATAA
- a CDS encoding bifunctional (p)ppGpp synthetase/guanosine-3',5'-bis(diphosphate) 3'-pyrophosphohydrolase, whose translation MESYWGRIPEAQRVSSLRLPWQDLWSKTTRYLSKDDMKEIGEAFVFAANAHGEQRRYSGDPYVVHTVSVAAILSGMEIDMETIVAALLHDVLEDTSVTADVLQEKFGPGVLTLVDGVTKLGKLPFKTVEDYQAENLRKMFVVMAKDIRVVLIKLADRLHNMRTISSHRREKQLSIAHETLEIYAPLAHRLGIYQLKRELEDLSFRIIDPEMYYDIKRRVRKKLPEREMIIKEAMDILSQKMHEQDIEVSISGRPKHFYSIYEKMRRKNISLDQLYDLLALRVIVKTVGECYQVLGIVHALWKPIPGQFDDYIANPKSNLYQSLHTTVVGPAGEPLEVQIRTWEMHFLAEYGIAAHWNYKEGGKRVSNLDKGLTWIRKALEAAPDSQEDGESGGSLFLDNLKTDVLSTEVFVFTPKGNVISVPKGSTPIDFAYAIHTEIGHKCVGAMINGRIAPMDQELQNGDIVRILTSPQGKPSRDWLKIAKSSRTRSKIKSWFRLQDRQERDEKLKRGREILEREAAKRYPGVINPLEVISAQMNHIAREMGYLSLEELIVSVGIGTHTAASVLGRVNADASKLTAEPIPAQSAPQRKEADSEIVVEGAQGVLVSLAQCCRPVPGDPIIGCVTQSRGITVHRIDCANLHKTDPAKKVTVAWGKPKDTRYTARIKVEGIDKSSLFGEIVQNITGMDGNIVGIRANVVNNSRTRVIVEVQVKDIEHLYRIIAKLNTISGIIEITRG comes from the coding sequence ATGGAGAGCTATTGGGGACGTATTCCTGAGGCTCAGCGTGTCTCTTCACTTCGTCTTCCTTGGCAGGATCTCTGGTCTAAAACTACGCGCTATCTTTCAAAAGATGATATGAAGGAAATCGGCGAGGCGTTCGTATTTGCTGCGAATGCACATGGAGAACAGCGCCGATACAGCGGAGATCCTTATGTTGTGCATACAGTCAGTGTTGCGGCGATCTTGTCAGGCATGGAGATAGACATGGAAACTATTGTTGCGGCGCTGCTACATGATGTACTTGAGGACACTTCTGTGACAGCGGATGTACTGCAGGAAAAATTTGGACCAGGGGTCCTTACTCTCGTTGATGGTGTCACAAAATTGGGAAAACTCCCTTTCAAAACTGTTGAGGACTACCAGGCTGAGAATCTCCGTAAGATGTTTGTAGTCATGGCTAAAGACATCCGGGTAGTCCTTATAAAACTTGCCGACCGCCTGCACAATATGAGGACCATTTCCTCTCACAGGCGTGAAAAACAGCTCTCAATAGCACACGAGACTCTTGAGATATATGCTCCGCTTGCTCACAGACTTGGAATTTATCAATTAAAACGGGAACTTGAAGATCTTTCTTTCAGGATAATAGATCCCGAGATGTACTATGACATCAAACGCAGGGTACGAAAGAAGCTGCCGGAGCGTGAAATGATAATAAAAGAGGCTATGGATATCCTCTCTCAGAAAATGCATGAGCAGGATATTGAAGTTTCGATCAGCGGCCGTCCAAAGCACTTTTACAGTATATATGAGAAGATGCGTCGCAAGAACATCTCCCTTGACCAGCTTTATGATCTGCTCGCGCTGCGCGTCATAGTCAAGACTGTTGGCGAGTGTTATCAGGTGCTGGGTATCGTACATGCGCTATGGAAACCGATACCGGGACAGTTTGACGATTATATCGCTAATCCGAAGAGCAACCTTTATCAGTCACTGCATACAACGGTGGTAGGTCCTGCGGGGGAGCCTCTTGAGGTGCAAATAAGGACATGGGAAATGCATTTCCTCGCCGAATATGGGATCGCGGCTCACTGGAACTATAAGGAAGGCGGCAAAAGGGTAAGCAATCTAGACAAAGGGCTCACATGGATACGAAAGGCGCTTGAAGCGGCTCCAGATTCACAGGAGGACGGAGAAAGCGGAGGTTCTTTATTTCTGGACAACCTCAAGACGGATGTTCTTTCTACTGAAGTGTTTGTGTTCACACCGAAAGGGAATGTTATATCTGTTCCCAAGGGATCTACGCCTATAGATTTCGCATATGCGATACACACTGAGATAGGGCATAAATGTGTTGGGGCAATGATCAATGGGCGCATCGCGCCTATGGATCAGGAACTCCAGAATGGCGACATAGTCAGGATACTGACCTCCCCGCAGGGGAAACCGTCACGTGATTGGCTCAAGATAGCAAAATCCAGCAGGACGAGAAGCAAGATCAAATCGTGGTTCCGCCTGCAGGACAGGCAGGAGCGCGACGAGAAGCTGAAGCGCGGCAGAGAGATCCTTGAAAGGGAAGCTGCAAAGCGCTATCCTGGAGTTATTAATCCACTTGAGGTCATATCGGCACAGATGAATCATATAGCTAGGGAAATGGGATACCTGAGCCTTGAAGAGCTTATTGTTTCCGTAGGGATAGGGACACATACTGCAGCGAGTGTACTTGGCAGAGTGAATGCTGATGCCTCAAAACTGACGGCGGAGCCCATTCCTGCACAAAGTGCCCCGCAGCGCAAAGAGGCTGATTCCGAGATAGTGGTGGAAGGCGCACAGGGCGTTCTTGTCTCACTTGCCCAATGCTGCCGCCCCGTCCCAGGAGACCCGATCATCGGCTGTGTCACACAGAGCAGAGGTATTACCGTTCATCGGATTGATTGCGCCAATCTGCATAAGACTGACCCGGCAAAGAAGGTAACAGTGGCGTGGGGTAAACCTAAAGACACCCGCTACACTGCACGAATAAAGGTCGAAGGAATAGATAAGTCCAGCCTGTTTGGAGAAATTGTTCAGAATATAACCGGTATGGACGGTAATATCGTAGGTATTCGTGCTAATGTTGTAAATAACAGCAGAACGCGGGTTATTGTTGAAGTACAGGTGAAGGATATAGAACACCTTTACAGAATAATAGCAAAACTTAACACCATTTCGGGTATTATAGAAATAACCAGGGGGTAG
- the dtd gene encoding D-tyrosyl-tRNA(Tyr) deacylase, translating to MKALLQRVDHASVTIEGKPAGEIGRGLCILLGVVHEDTEKDIAWLAEKIVNLRIFDDENGKMNRSVMDENGEILVVSQFTLCGDCRRGRRPSWIGAAEPVFANRMYEKFVKTIEASGLRTVTGVFQAAMKVNICNDGPVTLMIDSRE from the coding sequence TTGAAAGCACTTTTGCAGCGTGTTGATCATGCGTCCGTAACAATTGAAGGGAAGCCGGCCGGAGAGATAGGCAGAGGATTATGTATATTACTGGGAGTTGTCCATGAGGACACCGAAAAAGATATAGCCTGGCTTGCCGAGAAAATAGTAAATCTTCGTATTTTTGATGATGAGAACGGAAAGATGAACCGCTCTGTAATGGACGAAAACGGAGAGATACTTGTCGTTTCGCAGTTTACTCTCTGCGGTGACTGCAGAAGGGGACGAAGACCTTCATGGATCGGTGCGGCCGAACCTGTTTTTGCAAACAGAATGTACGAGAAGTTTGTGAAAACAATAGAAGCCAGCGGGCTACGCACGGTGACCGGTGTATTTCAGGCTGCTATGAAGGTCAATATATGCAACGACGGTCCGGTTACACTTATGATTGACAGCAGGGAGTGA
- a CDS encoding MBL fold metallo-hydrolase yields the protein MKIKRFALGPLWTNCYLIWDSNGDGIVVDPGGPAQDVEDYIRDNDIRIHWIILTHGHGDHIGGVADLRNFAENGVAIHYEDADCLTDANKNLSAFMGASTELSSADKMLADGDQLKAGELNISVIYTPGHTKGGICLLITDGEEQILVSGDTLFARSIGRSDLPGGDEDTLIESLKRLDFLPDKLRVFPGHGPETTIGEEKQYNPYWPR from the coding sequence ATGAAAATTAAAAGATTTGCCCTCGGTCCGCTTTGGACAAACTGCTATCTTATCTGGGACTCCAACGGGGATGGGATCGTCGTGGATCCCGGGGGGCCCGCCCAAGATGTTGAGGATTACATACGTGACAATGATATCAGGATCCACTGGATCATACTTACACATGGGCACGGAGACCACATCGGAGGTGTTGCCGATTTGCGCAACTTTGCAGAGAACGGCGTAGCAATACACTATGAAGATGCCGACTGTCTGACAGATGCCAATAAAAATCTGTCGGCGTTTATGGGTGCCTCTACAGAACTGTCTTCCGCCGACAAGATGCTTGCTGACGGTGACCAGCTCAAAGCCGGGGAACTGAATATCTCTGTAATCTATACTCCGGGGCATACGAAAGGCGGGATATGTCTGCTTATAACCGATGGCGAGGAGCAGATCCTTGTTTCGGGAGACACCCTGTTTGCCCGTTCAATAGGAAGAAGCGACCTCCCGGGTGGGGACGAAGATACGCTGATAGAATCTCTGAAGAGGCTGGATTTTTTGCCGGATAAGCTGCGAGTGTTTCCTGGACACGGTCCGGAGACTACTATTGGCGAGGAAAAGCAGTATAATCCTTACTGGCCCAGGTGA
- the radC gene encoding DNA repair protein RadC, translating to MKVSQLPQDERPRERLLNSGPESLSVIELLAVLLRTGTNGEDVLEYSASLLDKWGGLEGLCRARPAELMQEKGLKEAKVATIAAVIELGKRIAMLGSQHKDSWNARIEAIALETQFADREQIYAVFLDAKDRVLDEETLSYGGQNGAYLDIPVFYRKAVRLNAYNIVLIHNHPDGTLYASREDISLTDNIRHGLKLLGIGLKGHYIAANGALTQVP from the coding sequence ATGAAAGTATCCCAGCTTCCGCAGGATGAGCGCCCAAGGGAAAGATTGCTGAACAGCGGTCCGGAAAGCCTTTCTGTTATAGAGTTGCTTGCGGTTCTTTTACGCACAGGAACAAATGGCGAAGATGTGCTTGAATATTCTGCGTCTCTTCTTGATAAATGGGGCGGTCTTGAGGGGCTTTGCAGGGCAAGGCCGGCGGAACTTATGCAGGAAAAAGGCCTTAAGGAGGCCAAGGTTGCAACCATTGCCGCAGTTATTGAGCTTGGCAAGCGTATCGCAATGCTCGGCAGTCAGCATAAAGACAGCTGGAACGCAAGGATAGAGGCAATAGCGCTTGAAACGCAGTTTGCAGACAGGGAGCAGATATACGCGGTTTTTCTGGATGCAAAAGATAGAGTACTGGATGAGGAAACATTATCATATGGCGGGCAGAACGGAGCTTATCTTGATATTCCGGTTTTTTACAGAAAGGCTGTGAGGCTGAATGCGTATAACATCGTGCTCATTCACAACCATCCGGACGGCACGCTGTATGCGAGCAGGGAGGACATCTCTCTTACCGATAATATAAGGCATGGCCTGAAGTTGCTGGGCATAGGGCTGAAAGGGCATTACATTGCCGCAAACGGAGCACTTACGCAAGTTCCATGA
- a CDS encoding rod shape-determining protein: MFNFRPNFFNNEIGIDIGTVNTVIYVKSKGIVVNEPSVVAVRNLGRKGQKEIIAFGTEAKKMVGKTPVGITTIHPLSHGVIADFEMTEHMIRHYMRKAIASNGMFSFPRVAVSVPACVTEVEKRAVVEVTLAAGAKEAFVVEEPLAAAVGIGIAVNEPQGNMVVNIGGGTCEVAVISLGGIVLNHAIRVAGNSIDEAIISMMRQSYTLAIGDSTAEEIKVAIGSSLPMEQELKIDVKGRDLVDGLPKVIRLSSVEVREAIEPVIIQIEDTICSALEHTPPELVRDIVDQGIVLSGGTANLRGLNLRFADALNVPVHIAEQPLYSVALGLGKILETPEEKKKVSITIDRQGS; encoded by the coding sequence GTGTTTAATTTTAGACCTAATTTTTTCAATAATGAGATAGGCATAGATATAGGCACTGTGAATACTGTGATATATGTAAAATCAAAGGGTATCGTTGTAAATGAGCCATCTGTAGTTGCCGTGCGGAACCTTGGCAGGAAGGGACAGAAGGAGATAATAGCATTCGGCACGGAAGCAAAGAAGATGGTAGGAAAAACTCCGGTTGGCATAACGACCATACATCCGCTTTCACATGGAGTCATCGCCGATTTTGAGATGACTGAGCACATGATAAGGCACTATATGAGAAAAGCTATTGCATCAAATGGGATGTTTTCGTTCCCAAGGGTGGCAGTTTCTGTGCCTGCCTGTGTCACAGAAGTCGAAAAACGCGCCGTTGTAGAAGTTACTTTAGCAGCAGGTGCAAAGGAAGCGTTTGTTGTTGAGGAGCCGCTGGCTGCCGCAGTAGGCATAGGTATAGCGGTCAACGAGCCTCAGGGGAACATGGTAGTCAATATTGGCGGCGGTACATGCGAAGTTGCGGTCATCTCACTGGGAGGAATAGTCCTTAATCACGCAATCAGGGTAGCCGGCAATTCCATAGACGAAGCAATAATATCGATGATGCGGCAAAGCTATACACTTGCCATAGGAGATAGCACTGCGGAGGAGATAAAAGTTGCCATTGGTTCGTCTCTGCCTATGGAACAGGAGCTGAAGATCGACGTCAAGGGACGCGATCTGGTAGATGGTCTGCCAAAGGTCATCCGTCTCAGCTCGGTTGAAGTACGGGAAGCCATTGAGCCTGTCATCATACAGATAGAAGATACTATTTGCTCGGCATTGGAACACACTCCGCCCGAGCTGGTGCGGGATATAGTGGATCAGGGCATAGTGCTCTCAGGCGGGACCGCAAACCTGCGCGGTTTGAATCTTAGGTTTGCAGATGCGCTCAATGTACCGGTCCACATTGCTGAACAGCCGCTTTACTCTGTTGCGCTCGGGCTGGGAAAGATACTGGAGACACCTGAAGAGAAGAAAAAAGTATCGATAACGATAGACAGACAGGGCAGTTGA
- a CDS encoding rod shape-determining protein MreC encodes MRIMDRELKPWLHGVVSVLLGFILLWTMTAFPVMNYRFLDIVNNVLYYPEKPFMQLRSLIKYSSNWVLERSSLQERVSQLELKNRIMSEALQKAGIIMPAPKDSTVAAQVTLRYPEAWWQEMRIDKGRRDGIAEGAAVMSEGFLIGRISRLGDNYAWVELITSSSFFIAAAVDETRDLGVINGDDHGNLKLLYIPEERKLKRGMSVSTSLMSELVPPGIPIGSIIGPEEPKEGFMPMKIQAGAHLTQLYAVEVFSAARVAK; translated from the coding sequence ATGAGGATCATGGATAGAGAGTTGAAGCCGTGGCTGCATGGAGTCGTATCCGTGCTGTTGGGGTTTATTTTGCTCTGGACAATGACGGCCTTTCCTGTCATGAATTACAGGTTTCTTGATATTGTCAACAATGTCCTTTATTATCCTGAGAAACCTTTCATGCAGCTGCGCAGCCTCATCAAGTACAGCAGCAATTGGGTGCTGGAGAGATCCAGTCTGCAGGAGCGCGTATCCCAGCTTGAACTTAAAAACAGGATTATGTCGGAGGCTCTGCAGAAGGCAGGTATAATAATGCCGGCGCCGAAGGATTCGACCGTTGCGGCTCAGGTTACTTTGCGTTATCCAGAGGCATGGTGGCAGGAGATGCGCATCGACAAAGGCAGAAGGGACGGCATAGCTGAGGGCGCAGCTGTAATGTCAGAGGGTTTTCTGATCGGGCGCATATCGAGACTTGGCGATAACTATGCCTGGGTAGAACTGATCACATCATCTTCCTTTTTCATAGCTGCCGCAGTTGACGAGACGCGTGACCTCGGAGTAATAAACGGAGATGACCATGGCAACCTGAAACTTCTCTATATTCCTGAAGAGCGTAAACTGAAACGCGGTATGAGCGTTTCGACATCACTTATGAGTGAGCTGGTACCACCTGGCATACCTATAGGCTCAATCATAGGGCCTGAGGAACCCAAAGAGGGCTTTATGCCGATGAAGATACAGGCTGGAGCACACCTTACGCAGCTGTATGCAGTCGAAGTTTTCTCGGCGGCTAGGGTGGCAAAGTGA
- the mrdA gene encoding penicillin-binding protein 2 gives MSNQYDRIDMEHRLRFLQNMIIVTMALLIAGLVFFQIIRSDEYVDLASQNRLRILRIIPPRGIITDARGAPLALNVRTFNINGYPIDLQKEENAKIIVALLKRNGIPMDGQSFKELIEKQYSAPYRAITVASNLTFAQVAEFVMDKDFKNLLFLAPVWRRSYPGGAFAAHVVGYVSEITKEELEDRDGTDYRGGDIIGKNGIESWYEDDLHGHAGEEVIEVDSRGRKLRDISYIEPQRGKDIILTIDLTAQRYAAELMGNYRGAIVAMDVKNGGVKCLYSSPSYDPNPLTWGISNKEWKALSDRTERPMMNRAISGAYPPASTFKIITGSAGLAYNVINTKTIVRCPGYFEIGDRKFRCWQRSGHGPENIATALRDSCDVYFYQTGAWLGIDRLIAMAAKYGVGEKTGIDIPAEISGTIAGPSWKKKRLKENWYGGDTVNYSIGQGYVLMTPLQVLRAYAAIANGGKLLRPRLVSTTEPEFREIGVSPQVINIMQSGLREVAKSGTGRRASAFGVQVAGKTGTAQNAHGDDHAWFVGYAPADDPKYAVVAIAEAGKGGAAVAGPIVGKMLNFLINGNRYAEPNSMAEPKKN, from the coding sequence ATGTCTAATCAGTATGACCGGATTGATATGGAGCATAGGCTCCGTTTCCTTCAGAATATGATAATAGTTACAATGGCGCTCCTGATTGCAGGTCTGGTTTTTTTTCAGATAATCAGGTCTGACGAATATGTGGATCTTGCGTCACAGAACAGATTGCGCATACTTCGCATAATTCCGCCGAGGGGCATAATCACAGATGCCAGAGGTGCTCCGCTGGCTCTGAACGTAAGAACTTTCAATATAAACGGATACCCTATAGATCTTCAGAAAGAAGAAAATGCAAAAATAATTGTAGCTCTGCTTAAAAGAAACGGCATTCCGATGGACGGGCAGAGCTTCAAAGAACTGATTGAAAAACAATATTCCGCACCATACCGCGCAATAACAGTGGCTTCAAACCTGACCTTTGCGCAGGTTGCCGAGTTCGTTATGGATAAGGATTTTAAAAACTTACTTTTTTTGGCTCCTGTATGGCGCAGATCCTATCCAGGAGGCGCGTTTGCGGCCCACGTAGTGGGCTATGTTTCTGAGATTACAAAAGAAGAACTTGAAGATCGGGATGGAACTGATTACAGAGGCGGCGACATAATTGGCAAAAATGGCATTGAGTCCTGGTATGAGGATGATCTGCATGGCCATGCGGGTGAAGAGGTCATAGAGGTTGATTCTCGCGGCAGAAAGCTAAGGGACATAAGCTACATAGAACCGCAGCGCGGCAAAGATATAATCCTCACAATCGACCTCACAGCTCAGCGTTATGCCGCTGAGCTTATGGGCAATTACCGCGGTGCAATAGTGGCCATGGATGTGAAGAATGGGGGTGTCAAATGTCTTTATTCATCGCCAAGTTATGATCCAAACCCGCTGACATGGGGCATATCCAACAAAGAATGGAAGGCCCTGTCTGACCGCACGGAACGTCCGATGATGAACAGGGCTATCTCCGGAGCTTATCCTCCGGCCTCTACTTTTAAAATAATAACAGGTTCGGCAGGGCTTGCCTATAACGTCATAAATACAAAAACGATCGTCAGATGTCCTGGATATTTCGAAATCGGAGACAGAAAGTTCCGATGTTGGCAGAGGTCGGGACATGGGCCAGAGAATATAGCAACTGCGCTGCGCGACTCCTGCGATGTCTATTTTTACCAGACCGGAGCCTGGCTTGGTATAGACAGGCTTATTGCGATGGCTGCAAAGTACGGTGTCGGTGAGAAGACAGGGATCGACATTCCTGCTGAGATATCCGGGACAATAGCCGGGCCTTCGTGGAAAAAGAAAAGGCTGAAAGAAAACTGGTATGGAGGTGACACTGTCAACTATTCTATCGGACAGGGGTATGTGCTTATGACACCGCTCCAGGTGCTGAGAGCATACGCAGCGATCGCAAATGGTGGTAAACTGTTAAGGCCAAGGCTGGTTTCCACAACAGAGCCTGAGTTCAGAGAGATCGGTGTCTCTCCTCAAGTTATAAATATTATGCAGAGCGGGCTTCGCGAAGTTGCAAAAAGTGGGACCGGCAGGAGGGCTAGTGCATTTGGTGTACAGGTGGCAGGAAAGACAGGTACGGCACAGAATGCACACGGCGATGACCATGCATGGTTCGTTGGCTATGCCCCCGCTGATGATCCAAAGTATGCAGTTGTTGCAATAGCGGAGGCAGGTAAGGGCGGCGCTGCTGTAGCGGGGCCGATCGTTGGCAAAATGCTTAATTTTCTAATAAACGGAAATAGGTATGCAGAACCAAATTCCATGGCAGAGCCGAAGAAAAATTAG